In Anabas testudineus chromosome 12, fAnaTes1.2, whole genome shotgun sequence, the genomic stretch ACTGGGGAACACAGCATGCGGTGGAGGGTCGCAGCCTGTGATCCTTCTCTTTTTAGCAGTGCTTTTCCGATTGTTCCTGTGCTTGTTCACCACTTTACTCCAGTTGTTGGGTTATTTGTACTTCTCGTTGTCATGGGGGAACATTTGGATGATGGATTTCTCTTCATGACTTTGCTTTTAGACATCATGTAGCCTGCCCCTATTTCGGTTTAAGCTGAGGCGTGACTTGTTAGAcagtaattttttttcttttttttttaacaaagcatGTTTTGTAGCATCTAATTTATTACATATAGATTTGTCTGACTCCTCGACACTCCCTCAATGTTTTCCGACATCTGTATATAACGTAACAGTGTGAAGTTAAGTATGAGTCTACAGACAAAGCTTGTGGTTCTGGGTGGTTCTTCACAAGTCTAGCAGTGCTTTTGAGCTCAAGGTTAACTCTAGCAAGGCAACATGCTTACAATGACAATGCCAATTTGCTGATGTTTAGCATTAATGCAACAACACGCTAACATTTGCCAATTGGTAACCAAACAGTACTGTGAGCAAAAAAGATGTCATTGACTTCACAGGTGTTTGGTCCAAAACCACAGTAGGGGACAAATTAAGAACTGGACGCGGTGATGACACAGTTCGTCCTGAGGGGAACATGAATGTGCATGCTACATTTCATGACAATCCTTCCAACAGTTAAATTAAAACTCAAGAATTTATTACAGCTACAATATGCACTTTAGTGGTAGCATGAGTCTCAGcatcaatccactctgcttcGCCCATTCCTTTGCCGTTTTGTTCAACTGGATGTGAGCTACACTCCTGCACACTATAACAAACAGATATTTGAAAGAGACACTCCATGCAGTACACAGTTATTTGGCCTCATGTTTTTAGTAAGCTATTTAAACCTACATAATCTGCAGCCCATCAACACTTTAATATTGCTTTATTACTATCACAAGTCATTATTGGACGCCTTCTCATGAACAACATTAACTGTTTCGATATATTAGACACAGCACAGCTATTActacagcacatactgtacactgaaaTACTTCTTAGAAAATGCAGACATTTGGATTAGATACCACAGTTGTAGGATACTTATCAGCCCTTGAAATgcctttcttttattctttctacCGTGGTATGCTATGATTAGTGGTCATACAGAACCACAGCGTGACATCAGTTCATCCAttacagagagaagctgtgacaGTGTTATTGTGAGTGCTGGAACTTTTGCACGAAACCAAAAACCACTATCTTGGTTAGCGTTTGCTTTTTCAGTGTCCATCCTTAAATATTAGTTTACTTCATTCCCCTGCGAAGCATTTGATTTGCTGCAATGAGCATAACGCTGATGATAAATGCAATGGCAAAGGCACAAATCAGGCTTTTACGCACACACGTatgtttttcctgttgtgttGGGCTCGCTGTGGAAAGAAAGAGTTAGAGAAAATATTAGAACACCAGAGGGTCTAAAAATAATTGAACAATGTGTGAAGTAAATCCTTTGAGACATACTGTCGATGTCCACATGGGACTCTGGGCTGTTCAGGTGGCTCTCCTCAGTCATGATGATGTTCTCAATGTCTTTCATGGTGAGGTGGTCACGGAAAGTATCATACAGCAATCTCTTAAGCTCATCCACAGTCAGTTTCTGCATGTCACACTGggagagcagaaagaaaaacacaaacggTATAATTAACAGATGACTGCCAAAAATACCCcacagtgatgaaaacaaactgcGGGTCAGCAATAAACATTGGTTGTGGTGGTTCGCCCCTCGGCAGTGAATGCTAGTTACTGACTTTGCAGTAGGCTTTTCCATCCgtgaaataaattatttgattATGCAACTAAATGCAAGAATGAAGACATCACATGTGATGTAATAATCAGCATGTTGTAGCTGTCAAGGTCATTTGAAAACCAAGACGTTGTACAAGAAAAGTCAAAGTAGCAACTTAGAATCTGTTTAAATGACTGCATTCAACTTGAGGCAGATGGGtccttattaaaaaaacaacagaaaagccCCTCAGGAAATGTTGTAGAGGAAAGAGAGTAGTTAATGAACACAGATAAAGGGTACAGACTGGATTAGACAACACGTGTGACAACAGGTACCTTCCAAAACACTGAATCGAAGTCTGCTCCGTGAAACTTATCAGGCATTCCAGCAGCAGAGAGTTTAGGACCAAGCAGTGTGACAAATTCTTCAAAGCCGACCTGACCATCACCTGACGAATCAGACACACATGAAGACATGTCACTGTACAGCTCACGTGCTGGATTATGTGCATGAGCTTGTGTCACATCACACTTGAGAGAAACGTACCGTCCATGTCAAGTCTTTGGATGATAACCTCCAAC encodes the following:
- the cabp7b gene encoding calcium-binding protein 7, translating into MPVRAVTTRFMYKGLCTIPDVLTYRTPVSLPEDEVEEIREAFKVFDRDGNGFISKQELGMAMRSLGYMPNEVELEVIIQRLDMDGDGQVGFEEFVTLLGPKLSAAGMPDKFHGADFDSVFWKCDMQKLTVDELKRLLYDTFRDHLTMKDIENIIMTEESHLNSPESHVDIDTSPTQQEKHTCVRKSLICAFAIAFIISVMLIAANQMLRRGMK